Proteins co-encoded in one Flavobacterium fluviale genomic window:
- a CDS encoding MFS transporter, with amino-acid sequence MNQANAAIGKYRWTICSLVFFATTVNYLDRNVISYLRPFLAEAFHWTPEQEVIDYSNIELAFKIAYALGMLVAGGIIDKLGTKLGYAIATGLWSLAAIGHALATGTGGFLIARVFLGITEAGNFPAAIKATAEWFPQKERALATGIFNSGSNIGAIIVPLTVPFIAEKYGWQWAFILTGIIGFVWLVLWFLFYEVPQKQKRLSQAELEYITSDKIEEVEEESKEKVSWIKLLSFRQTWAFAIGKLLTDPVWWFYLFWLPDFLMKEYKLTATEIIWPCALVYMIGSVGSIGGGWLPLKLINNNWPAYKARKTSMLIYAFAVLPVLFSQYLGTINMWFAILVIGLAVSAHQAWSANIFTTVSDMFPKKATASVTGMGGMFGALGGILLTLVVQKNMFVYYTKLGKIETGYFIMFCICGASYLLAWLIMHILVPRMKKVEL; translated from the coding sequence ATGAACCAAGCTAATGCAGCAATAGGAAAATACCGTTGGACTATTTGCAGTTTAGTGTTTTTTGCTACAACTGTCAATTATCTGGATAGAAATGTAATAAGTTACCTTCGGCCTTTTTTAGCAGAAGCTTTTCATTGGACACCAGAGCAGGAGGTAATTGATTATTCGAATATCGAACTGGCTTTTAAAATAGCGTATGCTTTGGGAATGCTGGTTGCAGGGGGAATTATTGATAAGTTAGGAACAAAGTTAGGTTATGCAATTGCAACCGGATTATGGAGTTTAGCGGCAATTGGACATGCACTGGCAACAGGAACAGGTGGATTTTTAATTGCCCGTGTTTTTTTAGGAATAACAGAGGCAGGAAACTTTCCGGCAGCGATAAAAGCAACAGCTGAATGGTTTCCGCAGAAAGAGAGAGCTTTAGCAACGGGGATTTTCAATTCAGGAAGTAACATTGGAGCTATAATTGTACCTTTAACCGTACCGTTTATTGCCGAAAAATATGGATGGCAGTGGGCTTTTATTTTAACTGGAATAATTGGTTTTGTCTGGCTGGTTCTATGGTTTTTATTTTATGAAGTCCCGCAAAAGCAAAAACGTCTGTCTCAGGCAGAATTAGAATATATTACTTCTGATAAAATTGAAGAAGTAGAAGAAGAATCAAAAGAAAAAGTTTCGTGGATTAAATTATTGTCGTTTCGCCAGACTTGGGCTTTTGCAATTGGTAAATTATTGACAGATCCTGTTTGGTGGTTTTATCTCTTCTGGCTTCCGGATTTTTTGATGAAAGAATACAAACTTACAGCAACAGAAATTATCTGGCCTTGTGCGCTGGTATACATGATAGGAAGTGTTGGAAGTATTGGCGGAGGCTGGCTTCCGTTAAAATTAATAAACAATAATTGGCCTGCTTACAAAGCTCGTAAAACCAGTATGCTCATTTATGCATTTGCCGTTCTTCCTGTTTTGTTTTCACAATATTTAGGAACAATAAATATGTGGTTTGCCATATTGGTTATTGGTCTGGCGGTTTCAGCACATCAGGCCTGGAGCGCCAATATTTTTACAACTGTTTCAGATATGTTTCCAAAAAAAGCAACGGCGTCGGTTACAGGGATGGGAGGAATGTTTGGAGCGCTTGGCGGTATATTATTGACTTTAGTAGTGCAGAAAAACATGTTTGTGTACTATACTAAATTGGGGAAAATCGAAACAGGATATTTCATTATGTTCTGTATCTGCGGAGCTTCGTATTTATTGGCTTGGCTGATTATGCATATTCTGGTTCCGAGAATGAAAAAAGTAGAATTGTAA
- a CDS encoding alpha/beta hydrolase yields the protein MKNKTTQLLRGITLGFLLLSGIFSSSAQNQVIPLWNKIPDEIKAADYKEKESITDGKLQSTTQVSIPTLSIFLPKDAKPNQTAVIICPGGGYMHLAFDKEGTKVAEWFNSLGIAAFVLKYRLPNDLIMKNKNVGPLQDAQEAVRYVRQNAAKLNIDPNKIGILGFSAGGHLASTLSTHYDDKVYESTYKVSARPDFSLLMYPVISMEKQITHKGSQTNLLGNNPSQDLIDSYSNEKKVTSQTPPAFLIHATDDTVVIPENSINYYLALKKNGVKAELHLYEKGGHGFGLGVNDTSKFWTRDCVEWLKANGYN from the coding sequence TTGAAAAATAAAACAACACAACTATTAAGAGGAATTACTTTGGGTTTTCTACTGCTTTCTGGAATATTTTCCAGCAGCGCACAGAATCAGGTAATTCCGTTATGGAATAAAATTCCAGACGAAATAAAAGCAGCAGATTATAAGGAAAAAGAAAGTATTACTGACGGAAAACTGCAAAGTACAACTCAGGTTTCTATTCCAACTCTAAGTATTTTTCTTCCTAAAGATGCAAAGCCTAATCAAACTGCGGTAATCATTTGTCCCGGCGGAGGTTATATGCATTTAGCTTTTGATAAAGAAGGAACAAAAGTAGCCGAATGGTTCAACAGCTTGGGAATTGCGGCTTTTGTATTAAAATATCGTCTCCCGAACGATTTGATCATGAAGAATAAAAATGTTGGTCCATTACAAGATGCCCAAGAGGCAGTTCGTTATGTAAGACAAAATGCAGCAAAATTAAATATTGATCCGAATAAGATTGGAATTTTAGGTTTTTCTGCGGGCGGACATTTAGCTTCAACTCTATCTACTCACTATGATGATAAAGTTTATGAATCTACATATAAAGTTAGCGCACGCCCCGATTTTTCTCTTTTAATGTATCCTGTTATTTCAATGGAAAAGCAAATTACGCATAAAGGTTCGCAGACTAATTTACTTGGCAACAATCCGTCACAAGATTTAATTGATTCTTATTCAAATGAAAAGAAAGTTACGTCTCAAACGCCTCCAGCATTCTTAATTCATGCGACAGATGATACAGTTGTTATACCAGAAAACAGTATTAATTATTATTTGGCACTTAAAAAGAACGGAGTTAAAGCGGAGTTACATTTATATGAAAAAGGCGGCCACGGTTTTGGATTAGGAGTAAATGACACTAGTAAATTCTGGACAAGAGATTGTGTAGAATGGCTAAAAGCTAATGGTTATAACTAA
- the uxaC gene encoding glucuronate isomerase, producing MSANTFIHDNFLLENKYAEELYHNYSKNQPIIDYHNHLNPQFIAEDKIFDNITNVWINGDHYKWRAMRTLGINEQFVTGNGSDKDKFLNWAKTVPYTMRNPLYHWTHLELARYFDIYDLLNEKSAEKIYIETSEKINSQAYSTQNLLKKVNAELVCTTEDPIDSLEFHQKFANNSVGIKMSTAFRPDKAILIANDGYNAYLDTLGDVSGLAINTYDDLLAALRKRIEFFNANGCKLSDHGLDQIYFENFTESEINAIFKKKRENGELSPEEALKFQSAVLIFLCETYHEFGWVQQFHLGALRNNNARMHRILGPDTGWDSIGDYPQAQKLSGFLNALDSKDKLTKTIIYNLNPADNEVMATMIGNFNDGSVRGKVQFGSGWWFLDQKDGMTKQLNALSNMGLISCFVGMLTDSRSFLSFPRHEYFRRILCNLLGDEIKRGELPNDMEWIGKLVSDISYNNAKEYFKF from the coding sequence ATGAGCGCAAATACATTCATACATGACAATTTTTTATTAGAAAATAAATACGCTGAAGAGTTATATCATAATTATTCTAAAAATCAGCCAATTATTGATTATCACAATCATCTTAATCCGCAGTTTATTGCAGAAGATAAGATTTTTGATAATATAACGAATGTATGGATCAACGGCGATCATTACAAATGGCGTGCAATGCGTACGTTAGGAATTAACGAGCAGTTTGTAACAGGAAATGGTTCAGATAAAGATAAGTTCTTAAACTGGGCAAAAACAGTTCCGTACACGATGCGTAACCCTTTATACCACTGGACACATTTAGAATTAGCTCGTTATTTTGATATTTATGATCTGCTGAATGAAAAATCTGCTGAGAAAATTTATATCGAAACTTCAGAAAAAATAAATTCTCAGGCGTACAGCACACAGAATCTTCTTAAAAAAGTAAACGCTGAATTAGTTTGTACTACAGAAGATCCAATTGATTCGTTAGAATTTCACCAAAAATTCGCAAACAATTCAGTTGGAATCAAAATGAGTACGGCTTTCAGACCTGATAAAGCCATCTTAATTGCTAATGATGGTTATAATGCATATCTGGACACATTAGGGGATGTGTCCGGACTTGCAATTAACACTTATGATGATTTACTTGCAGCATTAAGAAAAAGAATTGAATTCTTTAATGCAAACGGATGTAAGTTGAGTGATCATGGTTTAGATCAGATTTACTTCGAAAACTTTACAGAAAGTGAAATCAATGCTATTTTCAAAAAGAAAAGAGAAAACGGAGAATTGTCTCCAGAAGAAGCATTGAAATTCCAAAGTGCTGTTTTAATTTTCTTATGCGAAACGTACCACGAATTTGGGTGGGTACAGCAGTTTCATTTAGGAGCATTGCGTAACAACAATGCACGTATGCACAGAATCTTAGGTCCAGATACCGGATGGGATTCTATTGGAGATTATCCTCAGGCTCAAAAATTGTCTGGCTTTTTAAATGCATTAGACAGTAAAGATAAATTGACTAAAACGATTATTTATAACCTGAATCCTGCTGATAACGAAGTTATGGCAACAATGATTGGAAATTTCAATGACGGAAGCGTTCGCGGAAAAGTACAATTTGGTTCTGGATGGTGGTTCTTAGATCAGAAAGATGGAATGACAAAACAATTGAATGCGCTTTCCAATATGGGCTTAATCAGCTGTTTTGTTGGAATGCTTACAGACTCAAGAAGTTTCTTATCGTTCCCAAGACACGAATATTTCAGACGTATTTTATGTAATCTTTTAGGAGACGAAATCAAAAGAGGCGAACTTCCAAACGATATGGAATGGATCGGTAAATTAGTTTCTGATATTTCATACAACAACGCTAAAGAATATTTCAAATTTTAA
- a CDS encoding MFS transporter, giving the protein MNQTETVAVNENVKSTGKYRWSICALLFFATTINYLDRQVLSLTWSDFIAPEFHWTNNDYGNITALFSIFYAVSLLFAGRFVDWLDTKKGFLWAIGIWSVGACLHAFCGIATSGIITGEWFVGFHGSKEIISTISDTALVINVSVALFIFARFVLAVGEAGNFPAAIKTTAEYFPKKDRAFATSIFNAGATVGALAAPITIPFIAKSFGWEMSFIIIGALGFVWMGFWMFMYDKPERHSKVTADELAYIQQDDIADSKLVGYVPETTTKVSLLECFKYKQTWAFAFGKFMTDGVWWFFLFWTPAYLSSVYGMDSTQAALPLFVLYMITLLSIIGGWLPTYFVEKKGMNPYEGRMRAMLIFAFFPLLALIAQPLGYISYWIPVIIIGIAGAAHQSWSANIFTTVGDMFPKKAIATITGIGGLAGGIGSTLINKGSGVLFDHAKETDMVFMGFKGIEAGYFIIFSICAVCYLTGWIVMKTLVPKYRPITNL; this is encoded by the coding sequence ATGAATCAAACCGAAACTGTTGCCGTGAATGAGAATGTCAAATCTACAGGAAAATACCGTTGGAGTATTTGTGCATTGTTGTTTTTTGCAACTACAATTAATTATTTGGACAGACAAGTACTTTCGCTGACTTGGAGCGATTTTATCGCGCCAGAATTTCATTGGACCAATAATGATTACGGAAATATTACAGCGTTGTTTTCTATTTTTTATGCAGTTTCGCTATTGTTCGCAGGAAGATTTGTAGACTGGTTAGATACTAAAAAAGGATTTCTTTGGGCAATCGGGATTTGGTCTGTAGGGGCTTGTCTTCATGCATTTTGCGGTATCGCAACTTCAGGAATTATCACAGGCGAATGGTTTGTAGGGTTTCATGGTTCAAAAGAAATAATCAGCACTATAAGTGATACTGCATTGGTAATCAATGTAAGTGTTGCTCTTTTTATTTTCGCCCGTTTTGTTTTGGCAGTGGGTGAAGCTGGAAACTTTCCCGCAGCAATTAAAACTACAGCAGAATATTTTCCTAAAAAAGATAGAGCTTTTGCAACAAGTATTTTCAATGCTGGTGCAACTGTAGGAGCTTTAGCGGCACCAATTACAATTCCTTTTATTGCAAAGTCATTTGGCTGGGAAATGTCATTTATTATTATTGGAGCTTTAGGATTTGTATGGATGGGATTCTGGATGTTTATGTACGATAAACCAGAAAGACATTCAAAAGTAACAGCAGATGAATTAGCTTATATTCAGCAAGATGATATTGCCGATAGTAAATTAGTGGGTTACGTTCCTGAAACGACTACAAAAGTGTCTTTATTAGAGTGTTTCAAATATAAGCAAACTTGGGCATTCGCATTCGGAAAATTTATGACAGATGGTGTTTGGTGGTTCTTTTTATTCTGGACACCGGCATATTTAAGTTCTGTTTACGGAATGGATTCTACACAAGCTGCCTTACCATTGTTTGTTTTATATATGATTACTTTATTGTCAATTATCGGCGGATGGCTTCCAACTTATTTCGTAGAGAAAAAAGGAATGAATCCATACGAAGGAAGAATGAGAGCGATGTTGATTTTTGCATTTTTTCCATTGTTAGCATTGATTGCACAGCCGTTAGGATATATTAGTTACTGGATTCCAGTTATAATTATTGGTATTGCTGGTGCAGCGCATCAATCTTGGTCGGCAAATATTTTTACAACCGTTGGAGATATGTTTCCTAAAAAAGCAATTGCAACCATTACGGGAATTGGAGGTTTAGCAGGTGGAATTGGTTCGACATTAATTAATAAAGGATCAGGGGTTTTGTTTGATCATGCTAAAGAAACAGATATGGTTTTCATGGGATTTAAAGGAATTGAAGCTGGATATTTTATCATCTTCTCAATCTGTGCAGTTTGTTATTTAACAGGCTGGATTGTAATGAAAACATTGGTTCCAAAATACAGACCGATTACAAATCTCTAA
- a CDS encoding PepSY-associated TM helix domain-containing protein, with translation MFSFSKPKPNTKKKSKKSLFKRVMAWLHLWLGLASGIIVVIVSLTGCIYVFENEIKDFIEDWRFVKPQEKAFMLPSQLVTIADKKMKDKHAASVTFGEKDEAAIVGYFVEKKEEGSKSGRERGERKRDDKRKNFAKNESVKAKSDLKAQPNEKGKEKGKKGKGGRRSGTFISVYMNPYTGEILNVKTFSRGESPDFFRWILNGHRALWLPYDIGRPIVGVAVLIFVFLLISGIVLWWPTKWIKSIIDKSFKIKWDASFKRVNYDLHNVFGFYSCIFLFFISVTGLVWSFGWWSKSLYWVTSGGTPLTENRESPKSDTTNVKAFNITTADKLLLNIKKENPQAAGIMISIPSKPADPIGAFVYKQRHTFYNMDRYSFDQQTLKEISIKTPFSGKYMEANIPDKIRRMNYDIHVGSVLGLTGKIIAFLASLISASLPITGFIIWWGKQKFGKKKTPASKPKTASKAIPAPKLKRNAAEEVTA, from the coding sequence ATGTTTTCTTTTTCAAAACCAAAACCTAATACTAAGAAAAAAAGTAAAAAATCGCTTTTTAAGCGTGTTATGGCATGGCTCCATTTGTGGCTTGGTCTGGCATCTGGAATTATTGTAGTGATTGTCAGTCTTACGGGCTGTATATATGTTTTCGAAAATGAAATTAAGGACTTTATTGAAGACTGGCGTTTTGTAAAGCCACAGGAAAAGGCATTTATGCTTCCATCTCAATTGGTTACAATTGCAGATAAGAAAATGAAAGACAAACATGCAGCCAGCGTTACTTTTGGAGAAAAAGACGAAGCAGCTATTGTAGGTTATTTTGTGGAGAAAAAAGAAGAAGGCAGCAAAAGCGGGAGAGAAAGAGGTGAACGCAAACGAGACGATAAGAGAAAAAACTTTGCTAAAAATGAAAGTGTAAAAGCAAAGTCGGACTTAAAAGCGCAGCCGAATGAAAAAGGAAAAGAAAAAGGTAAAAAAGGAAAAGGCGGAAGAAGAAGCGGGACTTTTATAAGTGTTTATATGAATCCTTATACTGGGGAAATCCTGAATGTTAAAACCTTTTCTAGAGGAGAATCGCCAGATTTTTTCAGATGGATTTTAAACGGTCATCGTGCCTTATGGCTTCCGTATGATATAGGACGCCCAATTGTAGGAGTTGCGGTTCTGATTTTTGTTTTTCTTTTAATTTCTGGAATTGTTTTGTGGTGGCCTACAAAATGGATAAAATCAATTATAGATAAAAGTTTTAAAATAAAATGGGACGCAAGTTTTAAGCGCGTCAATTACGATTTACACAATGTGTTCGGATTTTACAGCTGTATTTTTCTGTTTTTTATTTCCGTAACTGGTTTAGTATGGAGTTTTGGCTGGTGGAGCAAATCATTGTACTGGGTAACTTCAGGTGGAACACCATTGACAGAAAATCGCGAATCACCAAAATCGGATACAACTAATGTTAAGGCATTTAATATTACAACGGCCGATAAATTATTGTTGAATATTAAAAAAGAAAACCCTCAGGCAGCGGGAATCATGATTAGTATTCCTTCTAAACCTGCAGATCCTATTGGTGCATTTGTTTACAAGCAGAGACATACTTTTTATAACATGGACCGCTATAGTTTTGATCAGCAGACTTTGAAAGAGATTTCCATTAAAACGCCTTTTTCTGGGAAATATATGGAAGCCAATATTCCAGATAAGATCCGAAGAATGAATTATGATATTCACGTAGGAAGCGTTCTTGGTTTGACAGGTAAAATTATTGCGTTTCTCGCTAGTTTAATTTCTGCCAGTTTACCTATTACAGGATTTATTATTTGGTGGGGAAAACAAAAATTTGGCAAAAAGAAAACACCTGCATCGAAACCAAAAACAGCCAGTAAAGCAATTCCTGCTCCGAAATTGAAAAGAAACGCAGCAGAAGAAGTTACTGCTTAA
- a CDS encoding gluconate 5-dehydrogenase yields the protein MTNLFDIKGKVALITGSTHGLGMAMAKGLGEAGATIVVNGNSSQQKIDDAVAELQKEGINAVGYKFNVTDEQEVKTAVEKIQSEVGPIDILINNAGIIKRIPLLDMEVSDFREVVDIDLVSPFIVSKHVAKGMIERRQGKIINICSMMSELGRSTVSAYAAAKGGLKMLTKNMATEWAKYNVQINGIGPGYFATEQTKPIRVDGHPFNDFIISRTPAAKWGDPSDLAGAAIFLSSKASDFVNGHILYVDGGILATIGKPSNEE from the coding sequence ATGACAAACTTATTTGATATAAAAGGAAAAGTAGCCCTTATTACAGGAAGTACGCACGGACTGGGAATGGCAATGGCAAAAGGACTTGGAGAAGCCGGTGCTACAATTGTGGTGAACGGAAATTCATCTCAGCAAAAAATTGATGACGCCGTAGCTGAACTTCAAAAAGAAGGAATCAATGCTGTGGGGTATAAATTTAATGTAACAGACGAACAAGAAGTAAAAACTGCGGTTGAAAAAATCCAAAGTGAAGTTGGTCCAATCGATATCTTAATCAACAATGCCGGAATCATCAAAAGAATTCCATTGTTAGACATGGAAGTTTCAGATTTTAGAGAAGTAGTTGATATTGATTTAGTAAGTCCGTTTATCGTTTCAAAGCATGTTGCAAAAGGCATGATCGAAAGAAGACAAGGAAAAATAATCAACATTTGCTCTATGATGAGTGAATTAGGTCGTAGCACAGTTTCTGCTTACGCTGCTGCAAAAGGCGGTTTAAAAATGCTGACTAAAAACATGGCTACAGAATGGGCAAAATACAATGTTCAGATCAACGGGATCGGTCCAGGATATTTTGCAACGGAACAAACAAAACCAATTAGAGTTGACGGACATCCGTTTAACGATTTTATTATTAGCAGAACTCCAGCGGCAAAATGGGGAGACCCAAGTGATTTAGCCGGAGCGGCAATATTTTTATCATCAAAAGCGAGTGATTTTGTAAACGGCCACATTTTATATGTTGACGGTGGAATCCTTGCTACAATTGGAAAACCTTCAAACGAAGAATAA
- the kduI gene encoding 5-dehydro-4-deoxy-D-glucuronate isomerase, whose protein sequence is MTKYSSRYASSPEAVKKYDTQQLREEFLIDDLMQEDEVVLVYSHYDRYIAGSAVPVKGDLILETIDPLKAPYFLERRELGIINVGGSGSVVVEGTTYELGFKDALYIGAGNKEVIFKSDDSSNPAKFYLNSAPAHTAYPTKKVSLAEANKLQLGTMETANHRTVNQMIIGSVVTTCQLQMGMTELKPGSVWNTMPAHVHDRRMEVYFYLDIPQDQAVCHFMGQPQETRHIWMNNHQAVISPPWSIHSGSGTSNYTFIWGMAGENLDYGDMDVCKITDLR, encoded by the coding sequence ATGACAAAATATAGTTCAAGATACGCGTCAAGCCCAGAAGCTGTAAAAAAATATGATACACAACAATTAAGAGAAGAATTCTTAATTGATGACCTAATGCAGGAAGATGAAGTGGTATTGGTTTATTCTCATTACGACAGATATATTGCAGGTTCTGCAGTGCCGGTAAAAGGAGATTTGATTTTAGAAACTATTGATCCGCTTAAAGCTCCTTACTTTTTAGAAAGAAGAGAATTAGGAATTATTAATGTAGGAGGAAGCGGTTCTGTTGTGGTAGAAGGAACTACTTATGAATTAGGTTTTAAAGATGCTTTGTATATCGGAGCAGGAAACAAAGAAGTTATTTTTAAAAGTGATGACAGCAGTAATCCTGCTAAATTTTATTTGAATTCGGCACCAGCACATACTGCTTATCCAACTAAAAAAGTAAGTTTAGCAGAAGCTAATAAATTACAGTTGGGAACAATGGAAACAGCTAACCACCGTACCGTAAACCAAATGATTATTGGAAGTGTTGTTACAACCTGCCAATTGCAAATGGGAATGACGGAATTAAAACCGGGAAGTGTTTGGAATACAATGCCGGCTCACGTACACGACCGTAGAATGGAAGTTTACTTCTATTTAGATATTCCACAAGATCAGGCTGTTTGTCACTTTATGGGACAGCCTCAGGAAACAAGACATATCTGGATGAACAATCATCAGGCAGTTATTTCTCCGCCGTGGTCAATTCACTCAGGCTCAGGAACCAGTAATTATACTTTTATCTGGGGAATGGCAGGTGAAAACTTAGATTACGGAGATATGGATGTTTGTAAAATCACTGATTTAAGATAA
- a CDS encoding DUF4374 domain-containing protein — MKKSTKLALLSAVLAFTAFSCSSDSDKPEDTTGGGTDTGKTKYIITATTGAAGIADYLLTADDVTTGSITTTGNGLEQDGTYRYYITAQNNFFSLLYGQGNPGAVTTYNLNAEGKLVKKSDFQAETVHVFAAVNKDILTIKVPRSGASIASMYKIDAEKSLITGEAQQDTKVLAKNGERAFFTWATQVGDKVYMPYMSIKGDGVDNFGTVNPDSTWVAVYNYPELKLEKVIKDNRTSYLGAYFTNGLFQDENGDAYGFSGAIATSNAVLTSTKPSAVVKIKKGTTEFDQSYFFNVQEKSGGYKISSTSYISKGKFLLLMYGNVGKNNGAVKMAIADVYNQTFTWVTNAPATLTSVTSRYNITSEDGNSAIVGINTPDGNWIYSINGSTAAATRGMKVEGGQITAIQKLKY, encoded by the coding sequence ATGAAAAAAAGTACCAAATTAGCGTTATTATCAGCTGTATTAGCTTTTACAGCTTTTTCTTGCAGCAGTGATTCAGATAAACCAGAAGACACAACAGGTGGAGGAACAGATACTGGAAAAACTAAATATATTATTACTGCAACAACTGGAGCAGCAGGAATTGCAGATTATTTATTAACTGCAGACGATGTAACTACAGGATCTATTACAACTACAGGAAACGGATTGGAACAAGACGGAACGTACCGTTACTATATTACAGCACAAAACAACTTTTTTAGTTTACTTTACGGACAAGGAAATCCTGGAGCTGTAACAACTTATAACTTAAATGCAGAAGGAAAATTAGTGAAGAAATCTGATTTCCAAGCCGAAACTGTTCACGTATTTGCTGCAGTAAACAAAGATATTTTAACCATTAAGGTTCCAAGAAGTGGTGCTTCAATTGCTTCTATGTACAAAATTGATGCAGAGAAATCATTAATTACAGGTGAGGCACAACAAGATACTAAAGTATTGGCTAAAAATGGCGAAAGAGCTTTCTTTACCTGGGCAACTCAAGTAGGTGATAAAGTTTATATGCCATACATGAGTATTAAAGGTGACGGTGTAGATAACTTCGGAACTGTAAATCCAGATAGTACTTGGGTTGCGGTTTACAATTATCCAGAACTTAAATTAGAAAAAGTAATCAAAGATAACCGTACAAGTTATTTAGGTGCTTATTTTACAAACGGATTATTCCAAGACGAAAATGGAGATGCTTACGGGTTCTCTGGAGCTATCGCTACAAGTAATGCTGTTTTGACTTCTACAAAACCTTCTGCGGTTGTAAAAATCAAAAAAGGAACTACAGAGTTTGATCAATCTTACTTCTTTAATGTTCAGGAAAAATCTGGAGGATATAAAATTTCTTCTACTTCTTACATTTCAAAAGGTAAATTCTTATTGTTAATGTACGGAAATGTTGGAAAAAACAATGGTGCAGTTAAAATGGCTATTGCCGATGTTTACAACCAGACATTTACTTGGGTTACAAATGCACCTGCAACATTAACGTCTGTTACAAGCCGTTATAATATTACTTCTGAAGACGGAAATTCTGCAATTGTTGGTATCAATACTCCAGACGGAAACTGGATTTATTCTATCAATGGTTCAACAGCTGCAGCAACAAGAGGTATGAAAGTGGAAGGCGGACAAATTACTGCAATTCAGAAATTAAAATACTAA